The nucleotide sequence GCTGTTAGCCCTAGAGCTTTATAATAGGCCTTCTCTGGAAAATAGAATGGATGGCTTTGTCCTTTGTTTCTGTACCGCTTGGGAACAACTCTTGAAAGCTATCTTGATAGAAGAAAAAGGCGAAGAAGCAGTTTTTAGAAAAAGTCGAAATACTAAAGGAATTCGAGAAACTATTTCACTCCGAGATTGCCTAGATAAACTCTACAAAACAGACAATCTGGTTAGAAAGAATATTGAACGAGTTGCATTTTATCGAGATCAAGCTGTTCATCTTCTAATGCCTGAAGTGCAAGGCATAATGTCCAGGGTTTTTCAGTCTGGTGTTTTGAACTATTCGACTAGATTTCAAGAATTTACTGAACTCCCTTTTATTTCATCTACACATTCGGGGATGCTTTCGCTTGTTGGAGATTTAAGACAGCCCTCCATTGCCGCATTGCATAGTAATTACGGTCAAGAAATTGGAAATGAAGTTTCTAGCTTAATTGCTGACTTAACGGAAGAAGCTACAAATACGGATGACATTCAGTTCGCTATACCCCTCAATGTAAGACTTGTTTTTGCTCGAAACGATGAGCAAGGTAATATGATCACTCTGGCAAGAGCGGAAGAGGGAATTGAAGGACTAAAAAAGGCAATTATCCTTGAAAAACCAACAGACCGTGACAAAACACATCCCTTCAAAGAAAGCGCCGCAATAAACGAAATCAACAGGAGACTTTATGAACATTATTCAATCAATGTCCTAGCAGATAAACTGGTTGCCCGTAATAAGATAACTACAAAGCCTGAAATTAACAGTCACTGCTTCCGTTCTGTTGCTGCCAAACTTAAATGGAAAAATAGCAATAATAAATATCATTATAAAAACAAAGATCCTGTTATTCACTATTATTCAGATTTTGCCGTTCAAGAGTTTATTGATAAAGTCATGAACATCGAAGGATATTTAGAAAAAGCTCGGAAAGGCAATTCAAATAAATCTAAGAGAAAAAGAAAGTGATTGAGGGAATTATTTGAGTGGCCTTCCAATATTCTAAGACTTCTAGTGTAGAAGATAAGATAAAGTTATTAGTGTAAATATCGCTTTTCCTACTATTACGTTGGACAGTTCGCGGACAAAATCAGTATCGGAATCTGTAATGTTTTACTCTAGAAGGATTAATAAAGAAACGCAGAAAGTCGAAGTCTGGGAATGCGAGTGGTCAAACAAGGGTACTGGCATGGCGAAGAAGGAATTTCTGCGAAAAATTGGTGACGAAGAAGATATAGCTTTTTCTCACGACGGCTACAGCGCGGCCGATGCCGTTTGTTGGGCACCAGGTAGGACAATCGGCAATATTGCGGTTAGTTCTGAAGAAGCCTTCGGCATGTTTGAGGGAAAATCAGGTGATGATGCTGTACTCCCTTGTCAAATTATCCCCGCAGGCAAATTTCGAAATGGGGCGAAGCGCTGGTATTGCAAGACCCATCAGATACATTGGGGGGTTAAGGCTGACTACGCGGCTACATCCGAGTCAGGAGAAGTCTTTTGCAGTAATCATCTTACAAAGATGAGCTATGTCGTTAACCCTCTAGAGATCGAGTTCAAGAATTTTGAGGAAATTGGTATTTGGTGTTCACTTCCCCCAGCACTTTCCACCGAAGATATCGAGAAAAGAGCTCCTAAAATTCATGTCCATAAGCGATTCCAAGAAGAGTCGAACAAGCTTATAGACAGAGACTTTGATGCAATCGTGTGCTCCTACAACGAAAATATGGGACTCTTTGCTAATCCAGAAATTACAAAGATACAAGTTACACCGCCTGCAGCATTCGAGTTTGTCCGTTCACTGGAGGAGGAACGGGAAATGTCATGTGTTACTTGTAAGAAATGTGGTTACCCACATTTAGACTTAGGCGATTTTGCTAGAAAACCGCACAAAAAGCATTTCTGCGGTAATTGTGGTAACGACAGCATTTGGAGTCCTGAGCCAATTGTCTCTACCCCCCTAAAACCCCTGCATGATCAGTTCAGTAACAGCAATACTTACATCATTCCTGACAGAGCTGTTAATCTTGATGAATACACTGGTTTAAAGTTTGAATTATGGGCATCTACGCCAGCTGTCCTATGGACAGCAAACCGTCCTCAATAAAAAGGAATTCATGCCCATGTTTACGATAGGGGCCGACGAGTTGTTGACGATACCTTTGGAATCGTAATTCTTCACGGCCAGGAGCTTCAACGAGATAAAATGTGGGAAAACATGGTTCAGAATACGCTGTACTGATGTCGCCTAACAACCCTGGTGCAGCGGATTGACTAAGGTTGCTTGGATAGGATGTAAAGATCTCGACAACCGCTGACCAGGAACGTTAGGTTTCTGTTTTCCTTAAGTTTTGTGGGTGAAATTAGGAGGTGCTAACCTGCGATCGCCCTAATGGGTTTAGCTACCGCAAGTTGGCCATCAAACCTAACTACTCGCTGCAACGGATGCTTGGCTAAACTGTCGCTCTTCGTTGAGAGTCTCTCTAGCACCGCTGACCTCAAGGACGTTAGGTTTCTGCTTAGCTTAAATTTTGTGGGTGAAATTGGGAGGTGCTAACCTGCGATCGCCCTAATGGGTTTAGCTACCGCAAGTGGGCCATCAAACCTAACCATTCGCCGCAGCGGATGCTTGGCAAAACTATTGCTCTTCGTTGAGAGGTTATCTAGCACCGCTAACCTCAAGGCCGTTAGGTTTCTGCTGTCCTTAAGTTTTGTTGGTAAAGTTGGGAGGTGCTAGCCTGCGATCGCCCTAATGAGTTTAGCTACCGCAAGTTGGCCATCAAACCTAACCACTCGCCGCAGCGGATGCTTGGCTAAACTGTCGATCTTGTGTTGATAGTTAATCTAGCACCGCTAGACTCAAGGCCATTATGCCGCTGAGTCATTTGTAGGATTGTCACCTAAACGGTATCTTAGGAGGAGCCTCAGATGAAGTAGGCAATGTGTGGAGCAAGTGATATAATTACGGGCACAGTCAAGAGATCTGACCTTTTCGGATCGTGGGAGCATGGTCTTCCCTTGACTGATTTTGCTTTTAAAGGGATATGAAGCAGCATGTATCTACTGTACGTAGATGAGTCTGGTACAACCCACGACCCAAATCAACAGTATTTCGTGCTAGCTGGGTTTTGTGTATTTGAGCGACAAGGATATTGGATTGCTAACCAGCTTGACCAAATTGCAGCTAGGTTTGATCCTGCTGATCCAGCAGCAGTTGAGTTACATGGTAGCCCAATATTCGGAGGAAGAGGGCGATGGAGGAGTCATCCTAAAGAAGATCGGCATCAAGCGATTGAAGATGCCCTAAAAGTTTTTCTACAATCTCATCCCAGCAATCGATTGTTTGCAAGCGTGATCAAGAAATCTGCGGTATATCCAAAAGACCCCGTTGAGGCTGCATTTGAGCAGTTAGCCAGTAGATTTGATAAGTATTTAATGAGATTGCATAGGAACGGCAACACGCACAGAGGAATCATCATCTTTGATAAATCCACTTATGAGACAACAATTCAATCCTTGGCAACTGATTTTAGGACGATTGGATACACCTGGGGTGTGATAAGGAACTTTTCAGAAGTACCTCTCTTTTTAGATTCAAAAGCATCAAGACTGATTCAACTTGCTGACTTGATTGCATACGCTGTTTTTAGGCATTTTGAAAAGGGGGATAATAGATTTTTCCCTATCATTGAACCTAGATTTGATTCAGAAGGTGGTGTAGTTCACGGACTACACATCTTGCAATGAGTCGCGGCATAACAACCCGGTTGGAACGGACTGCCGAGAGATCTTGGTGATGTTGCAAAGTTTCCTAACAGCCGCTCAACCGGAACGTTAGGTTTCTACTGTCCTTAAATTTTGTGGGTAAAACTGGGAGGTGCTAGCCTGCGATCGCCATAATGGGCTTGGCTGTTGCAAGTCGGCCATCAAACCTAACCATTCACTTGACCTTAAGATTTTTGGGTGAAATGGGGAGGTGCTAGGCTGCGATCGCACCATAATTGGATTATCTGTTTTAAGTCGGCCATCAACTCTAAGCACTCCTGCAGCAGATTCTTGTCAAAACTATCGATTCTCTTTTAAGAGTCGATCTATCACCGCCGAGCTCAAGGCCGTTAGCCCTAGGGATGCCAAAGTGACTTCCAGCCTTACAAGTTTTGCATCTCGGCTGGGAATTGGGACATGGGCTGATAAGATTCTGGGCAAGATCTAACCAGCAACTCTCTTTCAATGTCTACTCCAGAAGCACTTGATGCCCTGATTGCCCAGCTTACTCAGGAACTTGACCAAGTTCAGCAGATTGCCCAACATGGTCTGAAAATCACCTGGGAAAAACTTCGAGCAACTCCAGATAGTACCGAACTCACTCGATTATTTGCAATTTTCAACAATGTCTCGTTTTTTGCAGAAAACTATAGAGGGCGAATTCAGACAACGGTAAAAACAATTTCCGAAGCAAACCTAGAAGCAGAACGACTTCAAGACGCTGGTGAGGAGTTAGCAGCCTTACTTGGAGTGACATTAGAGGCTAAAATGTTGGTAGAGAATTCTGTTCGTCGCTTGAGCAAGCTATCATGACACAAGTAGAACAAAGCACTGTTGGTCAATCTAAGCTAGAGGAAGTCGTTTCATTAGCCGAAGCTGCGGAAGCTAAGATGCAGCTATTTTCTCAACAGGCCGAGGAATTCACAGCCAAGTGGGAGCAAACCGTTAGCCAACATAATAGCTCACATCAGGCTAATGCTTAACCCTGTACTACAAGGGATGCTCAATTCATACGTTGCCTGCTTGAATTTTAGATTGTCTTTCGCGCCTCTGAGCACCACCGTTAGGTTTCTGCTGAGCTTAAATTTTGTGGGTGAAATTGGGAGGTGCTAACCTGCGATCGCCCTAATTGGTCTAGCTATTGCAAGTTGGCCATCAAACCTAACCATTCGCTGCAACGGATGCTTAGCAAAACTGTCGCTCTTTGTTGAGAGATTATCTAGCACCGCTGAGCTCAAGGACGTTAGGCTGACTTTTGTGTGAAATGCTTCTGCAAACAGCACCCTCGATTCAAATATTTTTTGCATTTTGGCTTTACTTGTTTTAACGATCTCTAGTAAAGTAAAGCCTAGTTTGCTTTACTAAGAATTCTGTAAGTATGCCATCCTTTACTAAGAAAGCAGAACGGGCAGGGCAGTGGGTGTGGCAGGGCAGTGGTGAAACTTCTTATGAGGCCTTTATTCCTGCGCCTTTACCACCTGTTCCAGCAATTACGGTAGACTCAGCGCTTCAGCGACAGCTTGAAGCTGCCGGGTTGGCCTTAGGGCGACTTGATGGGATTGGGCGACTACTACCAGGGCCAGAAGAACTTCTATACAGTTACATCCGGAAGGAAGCTGTGCTGTCAAGCCAGATTGAGGGAACTCAGTCATCCATTGCTGATTTGCTTCTGCATGAGAATCAGTCAATGCCGGGAGTTGTATTGGAAGATGTTCAAGAGGTTTCCAATTACATCGGTGCATTGGGCTATGGCATTGATCGCCTTTCGACGCTGCCGCTCAGCTTACGCCTGATTCGCGAGTCTCATGAACGACTTGTCCGTGGCACTCGTGGCGATCGAAAGGCACCTGGAGAGTTCAGACGTTCCCAGAACTGGATTGGGGGAAGTAAACCCAGTGATGCCATGTTTGTGCCACCTCCCCCCCATGAGTTACCAGACATACTCAGTGCGTTCGAAAAATTTCTCCATTCTACGGAGTATCCTGTTTTGCTCAAGGTAGGGCTTGCACACGCGCAATTTGAGACAATTCACCCCTTTCTTGACGGCAATGGTCGAGTAGGTCGTATGCTCATAGCACTTATGCTTGTTGCAGAAGGAGTATTGGAAAGGCCGTGGCTTTATGTGAGCCTTCATTTTAAAAAGCACCGTGACAAGTATTATAGTCTTCTTCAAGACGTAAGAACCCAAGGAAATTGGGAAGAGTGGCTTGTATTTTTCCTTGAAGGTGTTACCGTCACTGCCAATCAAGCTACAGATAAGATCCGTGCTCTAATGGCCCTCTTTGAGCGAGATCGGAAAGTAGTAGAGCAGTCGCGGAAAGGCTCGATTTACCAGTCAGTTGCAGTGCAGTCAAACTTGACAGTCTACGATTACTTAAAGAAAAGGATCGCAATCCGGAT is from Synechococcus sp. PCC 7336 and encodes:
- a CDS encoding DUF3644 domain-containing protein, whose translation is MKVARSHENLLELLQKKELGGDTISEEEILETTGWQKSTFLTYWNKGQLSDFLSEVKDGYFEASNSIDLSVQTFTQLLSQSKHRRGLGHNCKSRLAKALLKKSRDNMLLALELYNRPSLENRMDGFVLCFCTAWEQLLKAILIEEKGEEAVFRKSRNTKGIRETISLRDCLDKLYKTDNLVRKNIERVAFYRDQAVHLLMPEVQGIMSRVFQSGVLNYSTRFQEFTELPFISSTHSGMLSLVGDLRQPSIAALHSNYGQEIGNEVSSLIADLTEEATNTDDIQFAIPLNVRLVFARNDEQGNMITLARAEEGIEGLKKAIILEKPTDRDKTHPFKESAAINEINRRLYEHYSINVLADKLVARNKITTKPEINSHCFRSVAAKLKWKNSNNKYHYKNKDPVIHYYSDFAVQEFIDKVMNIEGYLEKARKGNSNKSKRKRK
- a CDS encoding DUF3800 domain-containing protein — encoded protein: MYLLYVDESGTTHDPNQQYFVLAGFCVFERQGYWIANQLDQIAARFDPADPAAVELHGSPIFGGRGRWRSHPKEDRHQAIEDALKVFLQSHPSNRLFASVIKKSAVYPKDPVEAAFEQLASRFDKYLMRLHRNGNTHRGIIIFDKSTYETTIQSLATDFRTIGYTWGVIRNFSEVPLFLDSKASRLIQLADLIAYAVFRHFEKGDNRFFPIIEPRFDSEGGVVHGLHILQ
- a CDS encoding Fic family protein, which encodes MPSFTKKAERAGQWVWQGSGETSYEAFIPAPLPPVPAITVDSALQRQLEAAGLALGRLDGIGRLLPGPEELLYSYIRKEAVLSSQIEGTQSSIADLLLHENQSMPGVVLEDVQEVSNYIGALGYGIDRLSTLPLSLRLIRESHERLVRGTRGDRKAPGEFRRSQNWIGGSKPSDAMFVPPPPHELPDILSAFEKFLHSTEYPVLLKVGLAHAQFETIHPFLDGNGRVGRMLIALMLVAEGVLERPWLYVSLHFKKHRDKYYSLLQDVRTQGNWEEWLVFFLEGVTVTANQATDKIRALMALFERDRKVVEQSRKGSIYQSVAVQSNLTVYDYLKKRIAIRIPETAEACGTTKPTVKRAIDDLQKLGIVTEATGKPRNKVYIYTEYLDILNQDDGTSKLSNERSNE